One window from the genome of Acomys russatus chromosome 30, mAcoRus1.1, whole genome shotgun sequence encodes:
- the Tmem161b gene encoding transmembrane protein 161B isoform X3: MAALHYFPEYQWLVDFTVAATIVYLVTEVYYSLMKPTQEMNISLVWCLLVLSFAIKVLFSLTTHYFKVEDGGERSVCVTFGFFFFVKAMAVLIVTENYLEFGLETGFTNFSDSAMQFLEKQGLESQGPVSKLTFKFFLAVFCSLIGAFLTFPGLRLAQMHLDALNLATEKITQTLLHINFLAPLFMVLLWVKPITKDYIMNPPLGKESVPLMTEATFDTLRLWLIILLCALRLAMMRSHLQAYLNLAQKCVDQMKKEAGRISTVELQKMVARVFYYLCVIALQYVAPLVMLLHTTLLLKTLGNHSWGIYPEAVSPWPLDKNLPSNTVYPELPSPDGKMKVTVTQITVALSSLKNIFTPLLFRGLLSFLTWWIAACLFSTSLFGLFYHQYLTVA, encoded by the exons cattGCATTACTTTCCTGAATACCAGTGGCTGGTGGATTTCACGGTGGCTGCTACCATCGTGTATTTAGTAACTGAAGTCTATTACAGTCTCATGAAGCCTACACAGGAAATGAACATCAGCCTAGTCTGGTGCCTCCTGGTTCTGTCTTTTGCAAT CAAAGTTCTATTTTCATTAACTACACACTATTTTAAAGTAGAAGATGGTGGTGAAAGGTCAGTTTGTGTcacctttggattttttttcttcgtTAAAGCAATGGCAGTTTTGATCGTAACAGAGAATTACCTGGAGTTTGGACTTGAAACAG GGTTTACAAATTTTTCAGACAGTGCGATGCAGTTTCTTGAAAAGCAAGGTTTAGAATCTCA gGGTCCTGTTTCAAAACTTACTTTCAAATTTTTCCTGGCTGTTTTCTGTTCACTCATTGGGGCTTTTTTGACATTTCCTGGATTACGGCTGGCTCAAATGCATCTGGATGCCCTGAATTTGGCAACAGAAAAAATTACACA AACATTACTTCATATCAACTTCTTGGCACCTTTATTTATGGTTCTGCTCTGGGTGAAACCAATCACCAAAGACTACATCATGAACCCACCACTGGGTAAAGAAAGTGTCCCTTT AATGACAGAAGCCACGTTTGATACTCTGCGACTCTGGTTAATAATCCTGCTGTGTGCATTGCGGTTGGCCATGATGAGAAGTCACCTGCAAGCATACTTAAACTTGGCTCAGAAATGCGTGGAtcaaatgaagaaagaagcagGCCGAATAAGTACAGTCGAGCTACAGAAAATG GTGGCCCGAGTCTTTTATTACCTGTGTGTAATTGCCCTGCAGTATGTGGCCCCTCTGGTGATGCTGCTTCACACAACCCTGCTTTTGAAGACACTAG GTAATCACTCCTGGGGGATTTATCCTGAAGCTGTCTCTCCCTGGCCACTGGATAAGAATCTCCCTTCCAACACTGTTTACCCCGAGCTACCATCCCCAGATGGGAAGATGAAGGTGACTGTTACGCAGATCACGGTGGCACTGAGCAGCTTGAAAAACATTTTCACGCCTCTCCTTTTTCGAGGACTTCTGTCATTTTTGACATGGTGGATTGCTGCTTGCCTCTTTTCTACAAGCCTTTTTGGACTTTTCTATCATCAATATCTGACAGTGGCATGA
- the Tmem161b gene encoding transmembrane protein 161B isoform X5, whose product MAVLIVTENYLEFGLETGFTNFSDSAMQFLEKQGLESQGPVSKLTFKFFLAVFCSLIGAFLTFPGLRLAQMHLDALNLATEKITQTLLHINFLAPLFMVLLWVKPITKDYIMNPPLGKESVPLMTEATFDTLRLWLIILLCALRLAMMRSHLQAYLNLAQKCVDQMKKEAGRISTVELQKMVARVFYYLCVIALQYVAPLVMLLHTTLLLKTLGNHSWGIYPEAVSPWPLDKNLPSNTVYPELPSPDGKMKVTVTQITVALSSLKNIFTPLLFRGLLSFLTWWIAACLFSTSLFGLFYHQYLTVA is encoded by the exons ATGGCAGTTTTGATCGTAACAGAGAATTACCTGGAGTTTGGACTTGAAACAG GGTTTACAAATTTTTCAGACAGTGCGATGCAGTTTCTTGAAAAGCAAGGTTTAGAATCTCA gGGTCCTGTTTCAAAACTTACTTTCAAATTTTTCCTGGCTGTTTTCTGTTCACTCATTGGGGCTTTTTTGACATTTCCTGGATTACGGCTGGCTCAAATGCATCTGGATGCCCTGAATTTGGCAACAGAAAAAATTACACA AACATTACTTCATATCAACTTCTTGGCACCTTTATTTATGGTTCTGCTCTGGGTGAAACCAATCACCAAAGACTACATCATGAACCCACCACTGGGTAAAGAAAGTGTCCCTTT AATGACAGAAGCCACGTTTGATACTCTGCGACTCTGGTTAATAATCCTGCTGTGTGCATTGCGGTTGGCCATGATGAGAAGTCACCTGCAAGCATACTTAAACTTGGCTCAGAAATGCGTGGAtcaaatgaagaaagaagcagGCCGAATAAGTACAGTCGAGCTACAGAAAATG GTGGCCCGAGTCTTTTATTACCTGTGTGTAATTGCCCTGCAGTATGTGGCCCCTCTGGTGATGCTGCTTCACACAACCCTGCTTTTGAAGACACTAG GTAATCACTCCTGGGGGATTTATCCTGAAGCTGTCTCTCCCTGGCCACTGGATAAGAATCTCCCTTCCAACACTGTTTACCCCGAGCTACCATCCCCAGATGGGAAGATGAAGGTGACTGTTACGCAGATCACGGTGGCACTGAGCAGCTTGAAAAACATTTTCACGCCTCTCCTTTTTCGAGGACTTCTGTCATTTTTGACATGGTGGATTGCTGCTTGCCTCTTTTCTACAAGCCTTTTTGGACTTTTCTATCATCAATATCTGACAGTGGCATGA
- the Tmem161b gene encoding transmembrane protein 161B isoform X4, which produces MKPTQEMNISLVWCLLVLSFAIKVLFSLTTHYFKVEDGGERSVCVTFGFFFFVKAMAVLIVTENYLEFGLETGFTNFSDSAMQFLEKQGLESQGPVSKLTFKFFLAVFCSLIGAFLTFPGLRLAQMHLDALNLATEKITQTLLHINFLAPLFMVLLWVKPITKDYIMNPPLGKESVPLMTEATFDTLRLWLIILLCALRLAMMRSHLQAYLNLAQKCVDQMKKEAGRISTVELQKMVARVFYYLCVIALQYVAPLVMLLHTTLLLKTLGNHSWGIYPEAVSPWPLDKNLPSNTVYPELPSPDGKMKVTVTQITVALSSLKNIFTPLLFRGLLSFLTWWIAACLFSTSLFGLFYHQYLTVA; this is translated from the exons ATGAAGCCTACACAGGAAATGAACATCAGCCTAGTCTGGTGCCTCCTGGTTCTGTCTTTTGCAAT CAAAGTTCTATTTTCATTAACTACACACTATTTTAAAGTAGAAGATGGTGGTGAAAGGTCAGTTTGTGTcacctttggattttttttcttcgtTAAAGCAATGGCAGTTTTGATCGTAACAGAGAATTACCTGGAGTTTGGACTTGAAACAG GGTTTACAAATTTTTCAGACAGTGCGATGCAGTTTCTTGAAAAGCAAGGTTTAGAATCTCA gGGTCCTGTTTCAAAACTTACTTTCAAATTTTTCCTGGCTGTTTTCTGTTCACTCATTGGGGCTTTTTTGACATTTCCTGGATTACGGCTGGCTCAAATGCATCTGGATGCCCTGAATTTGGCAACAGAAAAAATTACACA AACATTACTTCATATCAACTTCTTGGCACCTTTATTTATGGTTCTGCTCTGGGTGAAACCAATCACCAAAGACTACATCATGAACCCACCACTGGGTAAAGAAAGTGTCCCTTT AATGACAGAAGCCACGTTTGATACTCTGCGACTCTGGTTAATAATCCTGCTGTGTGCATTGCGGTTGGCCATGATGAGAAGTCACCTGCAAGCATACTTAAACTTGGCTCAGAAATGCGTGGAtcaaatgaagaaagaagcagGCCGAATAAGTACAGTCGAGCTACAGAAAATG GTGGCCCGAGTCTTTTATTACCTGTGTGTAATTGCCCTGCAGTATGTGGCCCCTCTGGTGATGCTGCTTCACACAACCCTGCTTTTGAAGACACTAG GTAATCACTCCTGGGGGATTTATCCTGAAGCTGTCTCTCCCTGGCCACTGGATAAGAATCTCCCTTCCAACACTGTTTACCCCGAGCTACCATCCCCAGATGGGAAGATGAAGGTGACTGTTACGCAGATCACGGTGGCACTGAGCAGCTTGAAAAACATTTTCACGCCTCTCCTTTTTCGAGGACTTCTGTCATTTTTGACATGGTGGATTGCTGCTTGCCTCTTTTCTACAAGCCTTTTTGGACTTTTCTATCATCAATATCTGACAGTGGCATGA